The following proteins come from a genomic window of Lycium ferocissimum isolate CSIRO_LF1 chromosome 4, AGI_CSIRO_Lferr_CH_V1, whole genome shotgun sequence:
- the LOC132051616 gene encoding transcription factor RF2b-like gives MQDPSNPNSKQQLNQTPSFSSTFRPSHHRRAHSEVNFRLPEDLDLVPDPFDAEIGSEDDFFSTYMDIEKLGSGSNPSGGGDVAGFNNAGGAGSSSGGLVADCGDGETSFTRPRHRHSNSVDSSSLLLSESIEAKKAMAPDKLAELWTIDPKRAKRILANRQSASRSKERKARYITELERKVQTLQTEATTLSAQLTLFQRDTTQFTNENTELKLRLQAMAQQAQLRDALNEALKQEVERLKMATGEMSSSSDAYNLGMQHIPYNQSAFFSHQPQSGHSESQNIQMQQFHSLQDSLLTPNRRFAGHVQSLPDTMQQDPLGRFQGLDIGGRGMQHLVKTEAPSISASESSSTL, from the exons ATGCAAGATCCATCAAATCCAAACTCCAAGCAACAACTCAACCAAACCCCCTCATTTTCATCCACATTCCGTCCATCTCATCACCGTAGAGCTCACTCTGAAGTCAACTTCCGTCTACCCGAAGATCTAGATCTGGTACCCGACCCTTTCGATGCAGAGATCGGATCCGAAGATGATTTCTTCTCTACTTATATGGACATTGAAAAACTCGGTTCCGGATCTAACCCTAGCGGTGGTGGCGATGTTGCTGGATTCAACAATGCTGGTGGAGCTGGAAGTAGTAGTGGTGGATTGGTTGCTGATTGTGGTGATGGTGAGACGAGTTTTACGAGGCCGAGACACAGGCATAGTAATTCTGTTGATAGTTCGAGTTTGTTGCTGAGTGAGAGTATTGAAGCTAAGAAAGCTATGGCTCCTGATAAGCTTGCTGAGCTCTGGACCATCGATCCGAAGCGCGCTAAGAG GATTTTGGCGAATCGGCAGTCTGCTTCTCGCTCGAAAGAGAGGAAGGCCCGTTACATAACTGAACTTGAGAGAAAGGTTCAGACCCTTCAAACAGAAGCAACCACTCTTTCTGCTCAATTAACCCTTTTCCAG CGGGATACAACCCAGTTTACTAATGAGAATACAGAGCTTAAGCTCCGTTTGCAAGCTATGGCACAGCAAGCTCAGTTACGTGATG CTCTGAATGAAGCCCTAAAGCAGGAAGTGGAAAGACTTAAAATGGCTACGGGGGAAATGTCCTCCTCTTCAGATGCATACAATTTGGGGATGCAACACATTCCATATAACCAATCAGCATTCTTTTCCCATCAGCCACAGTCAGGACATAGCGAATCGCAGAACATACAGATGCAGCAATTTCATTCCCTCCAGGACAGCTTGTTGACTCCTAATCGCCGTTTTGCAGGCCATGTACAGTCTCTCCCAGATACAATGCAACAGGATCCCCTTGGTCGTTTTCAGGGTCTCGATATCGGTGGCAGGGGTATGCAGCATCTTGTCAAAACTGAAGCACCTTCTATTTCTGCCAGTGAGAGCAGCAGTACATTGTGA